CGCGGCGCAGCAGATCCTCGATATTGCGCTCGATCACCGCCGACACACCGGTGACCGGGTTGCGGCTGAACAGCACCGCCGAGCGGTCGGCGCTGGTGGCGCGCGGGCCGCCGACGCAATTGGTGTCCACCACCGCCTGCAAATAGCGCGTGCCCCAAGGCACCTCGCGCACCTCGCGCCCGACGGCGGATTCGGCGTTGCCGCTGGCGGGCTGGGTCAGGTTCGACAGGAAAAGTGACACGCCCGGCGGGCTGATCGGCGAGGGCCGCATGAGGTCTTCCTGAAAGCACTGGCGGCTTGGCACGCGGATCTCGTCGCCGGTGATCAGCATCACATCGACCACATTGCTGCCCTCGAAGACGCCGCGCATGTCGAGCTTGTAAAGCTGCCCGCCGCGGCGCAATTCCACCGCCGAGATGTCGGCGTCCGGGCGCACGCCGCCCGCCGCGCGCAGCGCAGCCGAGAGGTTGCGCGCTTCGGTCGAGGCACCCATCGCGGTGATCCGCACGCTGTCGCGCTGGTCGGCGCTGACGCCGCCGATGCCCACCTGATGCGGCTCGAACACCGCGCCCGAAACGCCAACGCTGACCGGCGCGAGGTCGAGGATGCGCACCGAGATGCGCGGGCTGTCGTCATAGAATTGCTCGGCGCGCAGGGCGCTGTCCAGCTCGGCTTCGATCTCGTCCACGGTGCGCCCCTGCGCACGGATCGCGTCGAGGAAGGGCAGGCGGATCGTGCCGTCGCGCGACACTTCATAGGAGCCATTGAACGTCTCGTCCTCCTCTACCCGAATGTCGAGAAGATCGCCGCGCGTCAGCCGCTCGCCGCGTAGGGCCGCTGCGGCGAGCCCGCCGAATTTGTCGCTGCCATCTTGGCCGCCGCCAAGCGGGGCGCGGCAGGCCTGCGCATTGATCGCCGGAGAGCGCAGATATTGCGCGTTGCTGCGGCTCACTTCGGGGCTGCGCCATTGCGCCTGATAGTCCAGCCCCTCGGCCACCGGCGCCAGATTGTCGGGCCGGTCATAGCTCGCGCAGCCGGCGGCAGCCATGAGGGCGAAAATCGAGGCGGCCTTGAGACTTGGCTGGAACACGCGAACTCTCCGTAAGGACTGGCAGGCGGGCAGGGCCCGCTCCAAGTGTTAGGCAATCTGAACGTAGGGATCCACGTTCCCGCTCGCGTTAAAGGAATATCCCATCGGATTGGTTGCTGTCCGTGGGCAGCATGCAACTGTCCCGCCGCGCAGGCGACGTAGGGGCAGGGTTTGCGGCACAGTCGGCAGGCCACACAGCAAAGGTCCGATCCGATGTCCCTGCCAAAACCCATCAGAGCGCCACGCAGCGCGCCTTTCGCGCGGAACCTGCTGTCCTATGGCGCGTCCGAGGTGGCGGCGAAGGCCTCGCGCCTGCTGGTGGTGATCGCCGTGGCACGCAGCATGGAGGCAGAGGCCATCGGCCTCGCCGCCGCCGCGCTGGCGGCTGCGGACATCCTCAAGGCGCTGACCGAGAACGGCGTGGGCCAGCGCATCATCGCGGCGCCCGAGGAACGGCTCGAGGCCACCTGCGCCACCGCGCGGCGCATCTTCACCGCATGGTGCAGCGGGCTCTTCGTGTTGCAGCTCGCCCTTGCCGGGGGGCTGTACCTTTGTGGCGGCAGCGCCTTGGTCGCCGGGCTGATCGCGCTTCTGGCGCTGGAGTATCTCTTTATGCCTGCGGGGCTGGTGCAGGCCGCGCTGGCCATGCGCGAGGGCAAGATGCAGCAGACCGCCGCCATCGCAGGCGGGCAGGTGGTGGGCGCGAACCTCATGGCGGCGGCGCTGGCGCTGCTTTGGCCCGGCGCGCTGGCGCTGGTGCTGCCGCGCATCCTTGCAGCGCCGATCTGGCTGATCTGCATGCGCCGCCTGCGCCCATGGTCCCCTGCGCCGCGCGCAGACCGCGCGCCGCTGTCGGAGTTCACCGGCTTTGGCGTGACGGTGCTGGCGATCGAGATCGTCAAGGCTCTGCGCCTGCAGGCCGACAAACTGCTCATCGGCCTGCTGATGGGGCCAGAGGTGCTGGGGCTCTACTTCCTGGCCTTCAATGCAGGGCTCGGGCTCGCGTCGTCCTTCTCGGTCGCGGTGTCGGTGGTGATCTTCCCGCATCTGTGCCGCGCCGAGGACCGCCCCGGTGCGCTGCGCCAAGGCATCGTGTTGAGCCTCGCGGTCATTGCGCCCGTGGTGATGCTGCAGGCGGCGCTGGCCCCCTTCTATGTGCCGCTGCTCTTCGGCGCGGGCTGGGAGGGCATCGCCGAGGTGGTCAGCATCCTGTGCCTCGCCGCGATCCCTATGAGCCTCTGGTCGAACGCCGCGGGCTGGCTGCGCGCCGAGATGCGCACCGGGCAGGAACTGAAGGCGACGGCGCTGCTCACCGCCGCGCTGCTGCTGAACACCGCGCTGATGGCCCCCTTCGGACTTACCGCGCTGGCCTGGGGCTATCTCGCCACCGCCTGCATCACCATGGGCGCGGCCTCGCTTCCCGCCCTCGCCGCGGGCTTCGGCCCGCGCCCGCAAAGGAGCTGACCCATGCCCCGTTTCTCAATCATCCTGCCGTGCTATCAGGCCGAGGCGACCATCGCGCAGACGCTTGCCAGCCTGCAGGCGCAGAAATTCTCGGACTGGGAGGCGCTCTGCGTCGACGACGGCTCGCGCGATGCCACTCGCGATCTGCTGCGCTACGCCGCTGCCGGAGACCGGCGGATCAGGGTGCTGCGCAATCCCGGCAAGGGACCGTCGGATGCGCGCAACCATGGCGCCGCCGAAGCGGTGGGCGAGGTGCTTGCCTTTTGCGATGCCGACGATCTGTGGACGCCGGACAAACTGACGATCCTCGACCGGGCCTTTGCCGCACCGGACTGCGACGGGGCCTTCGGGCGGATCGCCTTCTTCGAGCATCGCCCCGAGGATTCGATGACCCTCTCCAGCGTGCCGCAATGCGCGCTGACCATCCCCATGCTGCTGGGGGAGAACCCGGTGTGCACCATGTCCAACATCGCCCTGCGCCGCGAGGTCTTTGCCCGCAGCGGTGGTCTGCGGCGCGACATGATCCACAACGAGGATCTCGACTGGCTGATCCGGCTGGTGGGGCAGGGTGCGCGGCTGCAGCCCATCGACCGCGTGCTGGTGCATTACCGCGTCTCGCCCTCTGGTCTGTCGGCTGATCTTGATGCCATGCGGGCCGGGCGCGCGGTGGCGCTTGAAAGCGCGGCGCGCTTTGGGTTTGCGCCCCAGCCCGGCGATGAGGCCGTGCATCTGCGCTATCTTGCGCGCCGGGCGCTGCGCGTCGGCATGGGCGGCACGGCCGCTCTGGGGCTGGCGCTGCACGGGCTGAGGCTGGCCCCTCGGCGCTTTCTCACGCCGCTGCACCGGGGCGGCGGCACGCTGGCGGGCGCTGTTCTCGCGCCGCTGCTTCCCGCACCGCTGCGCCGCACGCTGTTCTCGCGCTGACCCTTTCAAGGAGCCTTTCCCATGACCCACGCCAAGACCCAATCCAAGACCAACGCCGCGCCCACCGCCTCGATCATCGTGCCCGCTTTCAATGCCGAGGCCACGCTGGGCGAGACTCTGGCCAGCCTGCGCCTGCAGACCCTTTCGGACCTCGAGATCATCGTGGTCGACGACGGCTCGACGGACCAGACGCCGCAGATCGCCGCCAAGATCGCTGCGGCGGACCCGCGCGTGCGCCTGATCCGGCAGGCCAATCGCGGGCTTGCCGGGGCGCGCAACAGCGGTATCGCGGCGGCCCGCGCCAGCTACATCGGGTTTTGCGATGCCGACGACCATTGGGCTCCGGGAAAGCTCGCGGCCCATGTGGCGCATCTGGAGGCGAACCCGCATGTGGGTCTGTCGTTTGCCGGGTCGCTGCTGATGACCGAGACCGGCGCGCCCATGCGCCGTGCGCAGCGACCGCGGCTGAAGGCCATCGGTGCGACCCATGTTTTCAAGCGCAACCCGGTGGGCAATGGCTCGGTGCCGGTGATGCGGCGCGAGGCGCTGGCCGCGCTCGCATGGCGTCCGGCGCAAGAGCGCGAGCGGGACTGGGTCTTTGACGAGACCTTTCGCCAGTCCGAGGACATCGAATGCTGGCTGCGGCTCGCGCTGACCACCGATTGGGAGATCGAGGGCATTCCGGGGCTGCTGACCCGCTACCGGATCACCTCGGGCGGGCTCAGCGCGGCGACCGAGCGGCAATACGCGGCGTGGGAGCGCATGGTCGAGAAACTGACGCCGCTCGATCCGCATTTCTTCGCCCGCCATGCGCCCGCCGCGCGCGCCTATCAGCTGCGCTATCTGGCGCGCCGGGCGATCAGTGACGGGCGCGGGGCCGAGGCGCGCAGGCTGCTGCGCCGCGCGCTGCTTTGCTCGCCCCGCCCGCTGATCGAAGAGCCTCTGCGCTCTGCAGTGACGATCGCCGCCGCGCTGCTCGTCGATGGCCCGCTTGGCCGCATTCTATACCGCGCCGCCACCCGGCCCGCCACGGCCTGACGCACGCATTTCGCAATCTCTTGGAGGAGCCCGCCCTATGACCTTTTTCAGCGCCATCGCCGCGTCCCACCCCGACCGCCCGCGCGTGGTTCATCTTGTGGATGACACCACCGCCGGAGGGGTGATGCGATACCTCGAATTTCTGCGCTGCGATGCCACCTTGGCCGCAGAGGCCGAGCATGTGCTGCTGCCGGTGGCGCGCGGCGCCGTGGGGCGGCTGTCGCTTCCGGCGGGCATCATCGTCTCGCATCTGTCGATCAATTGGCGCGCCCTGCCGGGGCTGATCGCGCTGCGCGCCCGGCATCCGTCCGCCCGTCTGATCCATGTGGAGCACAGCTATACCGCCAGTTTCGCCGCGCTGAACGTGCCCAGCCGGGCGCGCTTTTTCACCCTTCTGCGCAGCGCCTATGCGCTCTTTGACAAGGTGGTGGCGGTGAGCGCGGCGCAGGGTGACTGGCTGCGGACGCGGCGGCTGGTGCCATGGGAGCGGCTCGCGGTGATCCGGCCCGTGGTCGACCTGTCGGCTTTTGCGGCGCTGCCTGCGCCGCGCGGGCAGGGGCGGGTGATCGGGGCCTTCGGGCGGCTCGACCGGCAAAAGGGCTTCGATACGCTGATCTCTGCCTTTCGCGCGGTGCCGGACGCCGACAAGGCGCTGCACATCTACGGCGCCGGCGATGATCTGGCGGCGCTGCAGGCGCAGGCCGGAGGCGACCCGCGCATCCGCTTTCTCGGCCATGTGGCGGATCCAGCGCGGGCCATGGCAGAGGTCGATGTCGTCGCCATGCCGTCGCGCTGGGAAGCCTATGGCATCGCTGCTCTCGAGGCGCGCGTGGCGGGGCGTCCGCTGATCACCAGCGGCGCGGACGGGCTGCGGGATCATGCGGGCGCGGGGGTGACGCAGGTCTCTCCGGCGGCGCTGACCGAACTGACCGAAGCGCTGCGGGGCGGGCACGCTCCGGGGCTTCCGCCAAGCGCGCGGCAGGTGCTGGCGGCGGGGTCGGAACATGCGGTGCGCCGGGGCTGGTCAGAGCTACTTGGACTGGCGGCACCGGATGTGGGGACAGCGCCAGAAGAGGTCGCGGCGCTCGCCTAGATATCGGGTTCTAGGGGGAGGAGAGCGCCCCTTTCTCCACCTGCGAAGCCGCCACTGGCATGGCTTTGAAATGAGATCGGCCCCGGAGGTTTCCGGGGCCGATTTCGTTCGGTCCCTGCCGGGATGGGGCGCCTTCGGGTGTGATCTCGGCGTAATTTCGGTGGAGATTTAAGGCGTAATGCATTGTTTTGTTGATGGAAAAATCTCACGACTACTTGATCGTACCATTGTATTTGATTCATCGTATTAAAAGGTTTAAGACTGATTCACGTTGGATCGCGGTGTGGAGGCGCTACGATCGGCCAACTCTCAAGGTTGGTGAGGAGGAGAGACCCGTGAGCGATTTCGAACTGCCGGAAAATCTGGGACATGACGGCGCCGCCGCGCGCCCGGTGAAGGCGTCCGAGGCCCTCGACACGCTGGGCCGGCGCATCGTCGCTGGCGAGTATCCGGTGGAGGAGACCCTGCCGGTCGAGGCCAGCCTCATGGAGGATCTGGGGGTCAGTCGCACCACCCTGCGCGAAGCGATCCGCACGCTCGTGGCGCTTGGGCTGGTTGAAGTGCGCACCCGCATCGGCACCCGCGTGCTGCCGCGCAAGCATTGGAACCTTCTGAACCGCGACGTGCTGCGCTGGATGATGCCGCTCGATGGATTCAACGTGGAATTGATGGGCTCGATCGACGAGGCCCGCGAAGTCTTTGAGCCCGCCGCCGCCGGTTTTGCCGCCGAGCGGGCGAGCCGCGCCGCGATCACCGCGATCCGCGTCGCCTATGACAAGATGGAAGCCGCCGCCGAAAGCGGCGACGCCGTGGCCGCGATCCGCGCCGACCGCGAGTTTCACCTCGCCATTCTGGCGGCGACCGGCAATCCGATCATCGAAGCCTTTGACACCGCCATCGATGCCGTTCTGGGACAGCTGTTCCGGGTCGCCATCGAAATGCACATGGAAAATTTTCGCAACAATCTGATCAACCACCGCAACGTGCTTGACGCCATCGAGCGCAAGGACGCGGCGGCTGCCCGACAGGCGATGCTGGAAACCATCTGGTTCACGCGTCGGCACCTGGAAAGGCACAAACTGACCAAGACATTCAGCTAACCGGAGGAGACCCCCATGCTGAAGAAAATGACGTTCGCGAGCATTGCACTGCTCGCGGCGGCCGGCACCGCTATGGCCGAATACCCCGAAAAGCCGATCACCATGATCGTGCCGTGGAACGCCGGTGGCGGCACCGATGCCGTGGCGCGGATGCTGGCCAAGGGCCTCGAGGCCGAGCTTGGCACCAATGTCGCCGTGGTGAACCGCTCGGGCGGCGCCGGTGTGGTCGGCCATAACGCCATGGTCACCGCGCCGACGGATGGCTACACCATCGGCTTCGCCACCGCCGAGATGGTCACCTACTACTGGACCGGCAACGCCGAGTTCACCGACGAGGACTTCACCCCCATCGGGCTGGTGAACTTCGACAGCGGCGCCTTCCATGTGGCGGCGGGCAGCGATTGGGAAACCGTGGGCGACGCGGTCGAGGCGATCAAGGCCGAGCCCGCTGGCACCTTCAAGATGTCCGGCACCGCCGTTGGCGCGGCCTATCACCTCGCCTTCGCGGGCTTTCTGCAGCAGCAGGGCGTCGACCCGCTGAAAGTGACCATGGTGCCCTCGCAGGGTGCGGCTCCGGGCTTCCAAGAATTGGCTGCTGGCGGCGTGCAGATCATCCCGTCGTCGCTGCCCGAGGGCAAAACGATGATGGACGCGGGCCGCTCCAAGGCGCTCGCGGTCTTTGCCGAAGAGCGCAACCCGGCGTTCCCCGACGTGCCCACCGCCGAAGAGCAGACCGGTGAGGCTTATTCCGGCGGCACATGGCGCGGCGTTGTCGGCCCCAAGGACATGGATGCGGAGGCCGCCGCCAAGCTCGAAGCCGCGGTGAAGACCGTCTTCGACAGCGAGGAGTTCCAGAACTTCATGTCGCAGCAGGGCTTTGGCGCCCGCTATCTGGATGCCTCCGGGTTCGGCGAGTTCCTCGATGAGACCCAGACCAGCGTGGGTGAGGTGATGAACGCCATCGGCCTCGCGCAGCGCGGCAGCTGAGGAGAGAGGCGATGCGGCTTCCGGATATCTGGACCGGGCTGGGTTTTGCGGTGCTGGGGATCTTCGTGGTCCTGCAGGCGCAGGGCTTCCCCGAACCTGCGGGGGCCGCGTCGCCTCGGCTCTTCCCGCGTATCATCGGCGGTGCCTTCGTGCTGTTCGGCCTGATGATCGCGGGGCGCAGCCTTGCGGCGCGTCTGCAGGGCGGCGACGTGCGGCTGGTGCCGCAGATGGAAGACTGGATGCGCAGCCCCAATCGGCTGGCGCGGATCGTCTTCATCCCCTTGGCGATCGTGCTCTACGGGCTGCTGGCGCCGTTGCTGGGCTCGCTGCCGGTGTCGGTGGTGCTGGTCTTCGTCAGCGCGCTGCTTTGGGACGAGCGCCCGGTTGCGGCGGCGCTTGTGGCGGTCGGCGTCTGTCTCGCCGTGACGCTCTTCTTCATCGAAGTGATGCGCGTGCCGCTGCCGACCGGGCCGTTCCCCGGCGCGCTGTTCTGAGGAGACCCGCATGGATGTTCTGATTTCAGCTTTTCACATGGTGTTCGCCTTCGACGTGCTGGGGGTGATCCTGCTGGGCTCGGCCTTCGGCCTTTTCGTCGGCGCGACCCCGGGCCTCAGCGCGACCATGGCGGTGGCGCTGCTGGTGCCGGTGACCTTCTTTCTGTCCCCGGTCGCGGCGATCGGCGCGATCGTCTCCTGCTCGGCCATGTCGATCTTTGCGGGCGACATTCCCGGCGCGCTGCTGCGCATTCCCGGCACGCCCGCCTCTGCCGCCTATATGCGCGAGCTTGATGCGCTGAACCAGAAGGGGCGGCTCGACCTGGCGCTTGGCACCTCGATGATGGTGGCGGTGATCGGCGGCCTCATCGGCACCGCGATCCTTGTCGTCGCCGCGCCGCAACTGGCCGAGGTGGCGCTGCTCTTCTCGACTTATGAGTACTTCTGGCTGGCGCTGCTGGGCCTCTCCTGTGCCACGCTGGTGGCGGGGCGCGACCGGCTCAAGGGCACGGTGTCGCTGCTGCTGGGGCTGTTCCTGACGATGATCGGCCTCGACGTCACCACCGGCCTGCCGCGCTACACCTTCGGGTTGATCGATCTGCAGGCGGGGATCTCGCTGATTGCCGTGATGATCGGTGCTTTCGCCGTGGCCGAGATCCTGCGTTCGGCGCAGAACCCGCTGGAGACGCCCGAAAAACCCGCCAAGGCCGGGCTCTCGATCCTCCGCGGGCAGGGCCGCAATCTTTGGACCCATAAGGGCGCGGTGGCGCGCGGCAGTATCCTTGGCACGCTCATCGGTGCGCTGCCGGGGGCCGGTGCGGATATCGCGGCGTGGATCGCCTATGCGGTCAGCCAGCGGTTCTCGAAGAAGGCTGACAACTACGGCAAGGGCGAGCCCGAGGCCATCGCGGGCGCGGCTTCGGCCAACAATGCGGCGCTGTCGGGCAGTTACGTTCCGGCGTTGGTCTTTGGCATCCCCGGAGACTCGATCACCGCCATCGTCGTGGGCGTTCTGGTGCTCAAGGGCATCCAGCCGGGGCCTATGGTGTTCATCACCTCGCCCGATCTGGTCAACGCGATCTACATCGTCTTCGTGCTGGCGAACCTGCTGATCATCCCGCTCGGCCTCTTGGCCATCATCGGCGGGCGGCAGCTGCTGGGCGTGCGCATGGGCAAGCTCTACCCGTCGATCCTGCTGCTCTGCGTGCTTGGCACTTTCGCCACCAACAATTCGCTCTTTGATCTGTGGACCCTGGCCGCCGTTGGCGTGCTGGTCTGGATCATGGAGGCAAACGACTACCCGGCTGCGCCGCTGGTACTGGGCCTCGTGCTTGGCCGCGTCGTGGAGGAGAATTTCATGTCCAGCATGATCAAGGCGGACGGCAATCTGCTCGCCTTCTTCGAACGGCCCATCGCCGGGGTGCTGGGCGTGATTACCCTGCTGGTCTGGCTCGCGCCGCCAGCACTGGCCCTGCTGCGCCGCCTCTCCGGGCGCAGCGGTGGTCGCCAAAGCTCTCTCGCAAACGAAGGGAAATCCTAATGTACGATTCAATGACTGGATCGACCCATTCGCTCGCCCCGCCCGAGATCGCCGAAATGGCGATCCCCGAGGACGAGCGGGTCTGGGTCCCGCAGGCTCCGGGCGTCTGGTTCCGCCCGCTGCTGCTCAACACGATGGCCGGGCAGTGGTGCAACCTGCTGCGTGTGCGCAAGTCGGGCGTGCTGAGCAAGCACCTGCATCCCGCGCCGGTGGTCGGCTATGTGATCAAGGGCCGCTGGCACTACCTCGAGCATGATTGGGTTGCCGAGACCGGGTCCTTCGTGTTCGAGCCGCCGGGCGAGATCCACACGCTGACGGTTCCCGAGGATTGCGAAGAGATGATCACCTTCTTCAACATCCAAGGCTGCATGTACTACGTCGACGAGGACAACAAGCACACCGGTTTCGAGGATGTGTTCACCAAGATCGACATGTGCCGCAAGCACTATGAGGAAGTCGGGCTTGGCGCGAGCTACCTCGACCAGTTCATCAGATGACCGTCATGGAAAGAAGCGACATCTCCGCCATGATGGGCGGATGGGCCGCACCTTTCCTCGAAGGCCGCTCGGTCCTTGTGACCGGCGGCACCTCGGGGATCGGTTTCGGCATCGCGCTCGGCTTTGCCCGGGCCGGGGCCAAGGTCACCGCAACCGGCCTCACGGACGCCGAGGCAGAGGCGGCGACGGCCAAGGCCGCGGATCTGGGGCTGAGCGATCTGCTTGGCTTTGACGTGCTTGATGTGCGCGACGCCGAGGCGGTCAGCCGGGTGATCGGTGGCCAGAGCGAGCTTTACACGCTGGTCAACTGCGCCGGTCTGATCCGCCGCGGCGCGGAACTGGAGCCCGAGGTCTTCGAACAGGTGGTGGACGTGAACCTCAACGGCTCGATGCGCTGCGCCCATGCTGCCAAGCCTGCGCTCGCGCGTACGGGCGGCAGCGTGATCAACACCGCCTCCATGCTGTCGTTCTTTGGCGGCGGGCTGGTGCCGGGTTATTCGGCCTCGAA
This portion of the Salipiger sp. CCB-MM3 genome encodes:
- a CDS encoding polysaccharide biosynthesis/export family protein, whose protein sequence is MAAAGCASYDRPDNLAPVAEGLDYQAQWRSPEVSRSNAQYLRSPAINAQACRAPLGGGQDGSDKFGGLAAAALRGERLTRGDLLDIRVEEDETFNGSYEVSRDGTIRLPFLDAIRAQGRTVDEIEAELDSALRAEQFYDDSPRISVRILDLAPVSVGVSGAVFEPHQVGIGGVSADQRDSVRITAMGASTEARNLSAALRAAGGVRPDADISAVELRRGGQLYKLDMRGVFEGSNVVDVMLITGDEIRVPSRQCFQEDLMRPSPISPPGVSLFLSNLTQPASGNAESAVGREVREVPWGTRYLQAVVDTNCVGGPRATSADRSAVLFSRNPVTGVSAVIERNIEDLLRRADRDDYDPYLLPGDAIACYDSTVTNITEVARLLGIIGVVSFLR
- a CDS encoding oligosaccharide flippase family protein, producing the protein MSLPKPIRAPRSAPFARNLLSYGASEVAAKASRLLVVIAVARSMEAEAIGLAAAALAAADILKALTENGVGQRIIAAPEERLEATCATARRIFTAWCSGLFVLQLALAGGLYLCGGSALVAGLIALLALEYLFMPAGLVQAALAMREGKMQQTAAIAGGQVVGANLMAAALALLWPGALALVLPRILAAPIWLICMRRLRPWSPAPRADRAPLSEFTGFGVTVLAIEIVKALRLQADKLLIGLLMGPEVLGLYFLAFNAGLGLASSFSVAVSVVIFPHLCRAEDRPGALRQGIVLSLAVIAPVVMLQAALAPFYVPLLFGAGWEGIAEVVSILCLAAIPMSLWSNAAGWLRAEMRTGQELKATALLTAALLLNTALMAPFGLTALAWGYLATACITMGAASLPALAAGFGPRPQRS
- a CDS encoding glycosyltransferase family 2 protein; this encodes MPRFSIILPCYQAEATIAQTLASLQAQKFSDWEALCVDDGSRDATRDLLRYAAAGDRRIRVLRNPGKGPSDARNHGAAEAVGEVLAFCDADDLWTPDKLTILDRAFAAPDCDGAFGRIAFFEHRPEDSMTLSSVPQCALTIPMLLGENPVCTMSNIALRREVFARSGGLRRDMIHNEDLDWLIRLVGQGARLQPIDRVLVHYRVSPSGLSADLDAMRAGRAVALESAARFGFAPQPGDEAVHLRYLARRALRVGMGGTAALGLALHGLRLAPRRFLTPLHRGGGTLAGAVLAPLLPAPLRRTLFSR
- a CDS encoding glycosyltransferase family 2 protein, giving the protein MTHAKTQSKTNAAPTASIIVPAFNAEATLGETLASLRLQTLSDLEIIVVDDGSTDQTPQIAAKIAAADPRVRLIRQANRGLAGARNSGIAAARASYIGFCDADDHWAPGKLAAHVAHLEANPHVGLSFAGSLLMTETGAPMRRAQRPRLKAIGATHVFKRNPVGNGSVPVMRREALAALAWRPAQERERDWVFDETFRQSEDIECWLRLALTTDWEIEGIPGLLTRYRITSGGLSAATERQYAAWERMVEKLTPLDPHFFARHAPAARAYQLRYLARRAISDGRGAEARRLLRRALLCSPRPLIEEPLRSAVTIAAALLVDGPLGRILYRAATRPATA
- a CDS encoding glycosyltransferase, which codes for MTFFSAIAASHPDRPRVVHLVDDTTAGGVMRYLEFLRCDATLAAEAEHVLLPVARGAVGRLSLPAGIIVSHLSINWRALPGLIALRARHPSARLIHVEHSYTASFAALNVPSRARFFTLLRSAYALFDKVVAVSAAQGDWLRTRRLVPWERLAVIRPVVDLSAFAALPAPRGQGRVIGAFGRLDRQKGFDTLISAFRAVPDADKALHIYGAGDDLAALQAQAGGDPRIRFLGHVADPARAMAEVDVVAMPSRWEAYGIAALEARVAGRPLITSGADGLRDHAGAGVTQVSPAALTELTEALRGGHAPGLPPSARQVLAAGSEHAVRRGWSELLGLAAPDVGTAPEEVAALA
- a CDS encoding FadR/GntR family transcriptional regulator, translating into MSDFELPENLGHDGAAARPVKASEALDTLGRRIVAGEYPVEETLPVEASLMEDLGVSRTTLREAIRTLVALGLVEVRTRIGTRVLPRKHWNLLNRDVLRWMMPLDGFNVELMGSIDEAREVFEPAAAGFAAERASRAAITAIRVAYDKMEAAAESGDAVAAIRADREFHLAILAATGNPIIEAFDTAIDAVLGQLFRVAIEMHMENFRNNLINHRNVLDAIERKDAAAARQAMLETIWFTRRHLERHKLTKTFS
- a CDS encoding tripartite tricarboxylate transporter substrate binding protein; amino-acid sequence: MLKKMTFASIALLAAAGTAMAEYPEKPITMIVPWNAGGGTDAVARMLAKGLEAELGTNVAVVNRSGGAGVVGHNAMVTAPTDGYTIGFATAEMVTYYWTGNAEFTDEDFTPIGLVNFDSGAFHVAAGSDWETVGDAVEAIKAEPAGTFKMSGTAVGAAYHLAFAGFLQQQGVDPLKVTMVPSQGAAPGFQELAAGGVQIIPSSLPEGKTMMDAGRSKALAVFAEERNPAFPDVPTAEEQTGEAYSGGTWRGVVGPKDMDAEAAAKLEAAVKTVFDSEEFQNFMSQQGFGARYLDASGFGEFLDETQTSVGEVMNAIGLAQRGS
- a CDS encoding tripartite tricarboxylate transporter TctB family protein: MRLPDIWTGLGFAVLGIFVVLQAQGFPEPAGAASPRLFPRIIGGAFVLFGLMIAGRSLAARLQGGDVRLVPQMEDWMRSPNRLARIVFIPLAIVLYGLLAPLLGSLPVSVVLVFVSALLWDERPVAAALVAVGVCLAVTLFFIEVMRVPLPTGPFPGALF
- a CDS encoding tripartite tricarboxylate transporter permease; the encoded protein is MDVLISAFHMVFAFDVLGVILLGSAFGLFVGATPGLSATMAVALLVPVTFFLSPVAAIGAIVSCSAMSIFAGDIPGALLRIPGTPASAAYMRELDALNQKGRLDLALGTSMMVAVIGGLIGTAILVVAAPQLAEVALLFSTYEYFWLALLGLSCATLVAGRDRLKGTVSLLLGLFLTMIGLDVTTGLPRYTFGLIDLQAGISLIAVMIGAFAVAEILRSAQNPLETPEKPAKAGLSILRGQGRNLWTHKGAVARGSILGTLIGALPGAGADIAAWIAYAVSQRFSKKADNYGKGEPEAIAGAASANNAALSGSYVPALVFGIPGDSITAIVVGVLVLKGIQPGPMVFITSPDLVNAIYIVFVLANLLIIPLGLLAIIGGRQLLGVRMGKLYPSILLLCVLGTFATNNSLFDLWTLAAVGVLVWIMEANDYPAAPLVLGLVLGRVVEENFMSSMIKADGNLLAFFERPIAGVLGVITLLVWLAPPALALLRRLSGRSGGRQSSLANEGKS
- a CDS encoding 2,4'-dihydroxyacetophenone dioxygenase family protein — protein: MYDSMTGSTHSLAPPEIAEMAIPEDERVWVPQAPGVWFRPLLLNTMAGQWCNLLRVRKSGVLSKHLHPAPVVGYVIKGRWHYLEHDWVAETGSFVFEPPGEIHTLTVPEDCEEMITFFNIQGCMYYVDEDNKHTGFEDVFTKIDMCRKHYEEVGLGASYLDQFIR
- a CDS encoding SDR family NAD(P)-dependent oxidoreductase gives rise to the protein MERSDISAMMGGWAAPFLEGRSVLVTGGTSGIGFGIALGFARAGAKVTATGLTDAEAEAATAKAADLGLSDLLGFDVLDVRDAEAVSRVIGGQSELYTLVNCAGLIRRGAELEPEVFEQVVDVNLNGSMRCAHAAKPALARTGGSVINTASMLSFFGGGLVPGYSASKGGIAQLTKSLAIAWAKDGIRVNAIAPGWIRTPLTADLQGDEARAATILGRTPMGRWGEPEDLAGPAMFLATPLASFMTGTVIPIDGGYAIA